The genomic region GTGTACGGCATCGAGCGCGTCGAGGGCTCGATCGAGGAACGGGCCCGCGAGTACGTTCCCAAGCTGATGGAGATGCAGGGCAACGGCCCGTTCATCCTGGCCGGCTGGTCGCTGGGCGGGGTGCTGGCCTATGCCTGCGCGATCGGGCTCAAGCAGGCGGGCGCCGACGTGCAATTCGTCGGGCTCATCGACGCGGTGCGCCCGGGCGAGGAGATCCCGCAGACGCAGGAGGAGACCCGCGCCCGCTGGGATCGCTACGCCCGCTTCGCCGAGCGCACCTTCAACGTCGAGGTGCCCGAGATCCCGTACGAGGAGCTCGAGAAGCTCGACGACGAGGGCCAGGTGCGCTTCGTCCTCGACGTGGTCGCCCAGAGCGGCGTGCAGATCCCCGGTGGCATCATCGAGCACCAGCGCACGTCGTATCTGGACCAGCGCGCCATCGACACCGCCGAGATCAAGCCGTACGACGGCCACGTCACGCTCTACATGGCCGACCGATACCACGATGACGCGATCTACTTCGAGCCGCGCTACGCCACCCGCCGGCCCGACGGCGGCTGGGGCGAGTTCGTCTCCGACCTGGAGGTCGTGCCCATCGGGGGCGAGCACATCCAGGCGATCGACGAGCCGTACATTGCGAAGGTCGGCGCGCACATGAGCGAGGCCCTCACCGCCATCGAAGCCCAGGAAAAGGATCAGGAGAAGCAGGCGAAGTGAGCACCGAAGTTTCTCCCACCCCCACCCGGAAGTTTCTCCCACCCCCACCCGGAAGTTTCTCCCACCCCCCACCCGAAGACCACCGCTCAACAGCTCACCGAACTCCGCGAGAAGCTGGAGCAGGCCAAGGAGCCCGGTGGCGAGAAGGCCGTCGCCAAGCGCGAGAAGAAGGGCATCCCGAGCGCCCGCGCCCGGATCAACGCGCTGCTCGACCCGGGCTCGTTCCTCGAGATCGGCGCGCTGTGCAAGACCCCGGGGGACCCCAACGCGCTTTTCGGCGACGGTGTGGTCACCGGCCACGGCCGCATCAACGGCAGACCGGTCGGGGTGTTCAGCCACGACCAGACGGTGTTCCAGGGTTCGGTCGGCGAGATGTTCGGTCGCAAGGTGGCCAAGCTGATGGAGTGGGTGGCCATGGTCGGCTGCCCGATCATCGGTATCAACGACTCGGCGGGCGCCCGCATCCAGGACGCGGTGACATCGCTGGCGTGGTACGCCGAGCTGGGCCGCAGGCACGAACTGCTGCGCGGACTGGTGCCAGAGATCTCCATCATCCTGGGCAAATGCGCAGGCGGAGCGGTGTATTCGCCGATCCAGACGGATCTCGTTGTCGCCGTGCAGGATCAGGGCTACATGTTCGTCACCGGACCGGACGTGATCAAGGACGTCACCGGTGAGGACGTCTCGCTCGACGAACTCGGCGGTGCGGTCGCCCAGGCCCGCTACGGCAACATCCATCAGGTGGTGGACAGCGAGGCGGCGGCGTTCCAGTACGTGCGCGACTATCTGAGCTTCCTGCCGCCCAACACCTTCGACGATCCACCGATCGTCAACCCGGGGCTGGAACCGGAGTACACGCCGCACGACTACGAGCTCGACTCGATCGTGCCCGACAGCGACAACATGGCTTACGACATGCACGAGATCCTGCTGCGGATCTTCGACGACGGCGATGTCTTCGAGGTGGCCGAACAGCAGGGGCCCGCGATGATCACCGCGTTCGCCCGCGTCGACGGCAGGCCCGTCGGTGTGCTGGCCAACCAGCCGATGCACCTGTCCGGCTCGATCGACAACGAGGCCTCCGACAAGGCCGCGCGGTTCATCCGCTTCTGCGACTCCTACAACCTGCCCCTGGTGTTCGTCGTCGACACCCCCGGCTTCATGCCCGGTGTCGAGCAGGAGAAGGGCGGCATCATCAAGCGCGGCGGCCGCTTCCTGAACGCCGTCGTCGAGGCCGACGTGCCGAAGGTGACCATCACCATTCGCAAGTCCTACGGCGGGGCGTACGCGGTGATGGGTTCCAAACAGCTCTCGGCCGACCTGAACTACGCATGGCCGACGGCGCGCATCGCGGTCATCGGCGCCGAGGGCGCGGCCCAGCTGCTGGTCAAGCGCTTCCCCGATCCGACGGCGCCCGAGGTGCAGAAGATCCGAGCCGACTTCATCGAGGGCTACAACCTGAACATGGCCACGCCGTGGATCGCCGCCGAGCGCGGGTTCATCGACGCGGTGATCCAGCCGCACGAGACGCGGCTGCTGCTGCGCAAGTCGATGAAGCTGTTGCGCGACAAGCAGATCACGCGCGTGCAGCGCAAACACGGCCTGACCCCGATCTAGTTTTATCCGCGAGCGTGCGTGCCTGCACACGACCACGCCGCGAACCTTCGCATCACCCTATTGGCGGCTGCACCGGAACTTCGGGCGCGAACACCGGCATCGGGCGCGTGGGCGGGGTTCCGATGCCCGGCGGCGCCACCGCGACGGTGGGAAGCTCTCCCCTCGGAGGTTGTGGTAGCTGCTGTCCGGCGCCCTGCCCCTCGGCGGGCGGCGCCGCGCACTGTTTCTGATCGTCGTTCCACACCCCGCCGCTGTGCTTACAGCAGTATTCGTTGGCTGTGTTGATCCAGTTGATGGTGTTGTCGATGCCGTCGTCCAACGCCTGTGTGCAATCGTCGTACGCCTCGATGTCCCACACGGGCTCGGCAACGGCCGCGCCGCTGAACAAGAGAGCGGCACATGCCAGCATGGCGACGAGGCCGGCGAACAGCGTCGCGGATCGGCGCTGTGCGCCTCGGTAACGGTTTGTCATGGTCAGAACCTTCACTGATGCAGTAGAGCCGTCGAAATTCGTGAACCGCGACACATGCCCATGGTTCGGGTCGTCGGCGCTGCCGAATCCTTCGGAGACCGTGTAGGTCGCGGGGCTTGTCTGGTGATGTGCAAGAAGCGCGTGATCGGGCGCTCGACCGAGGGGGCTATGCGGACTCTTCTGCCATAAGGGTCCTCGTCTTCATCGCGACATCTGACGCCGTTCCCCGTTTCGGGGCCGTCGGGGCAAGGATCTCACACCGCACGTGAGACGTGCACCGGTTTCCTCGAACAAGTTCGAGTCGTCGTCACCAAACTCGTTGCGAGCGAAACCATTAAGCCTCGGCGCGAGCTGGTCTCGGGCATGGCATCGCCGTCGGTCTCAGCCGAGGCGCCGGCTGAAATGTCCGTCGACCTTTCCAGCCGTCGAGCAGAGGCCTACGCTGGACGTCATGATCAGGCAAGTCCTGGTGCGCTCGGCGACCCTGTTGGGGTCGTGGGCCGTCGGACTGCTGGTGGCGGCCTGGGCGGTTCCGGACGTGTCGGTGACGGTGCCGGCGTTCATCGTCGCCGTGGTGGTGTTCTCGGTGGGCCAGGCGCTCACGTCGTTGGTCCTGCTCCGGTTGCCGCGCGACTACGCATCGCTGCTCCTCGGCGGCACCGGGCTGGTGCTGACCGCGCTCGCCCTGGCGGTCGCCGCCGCGCTCACCGATGGCCTGAGCATCGACGGGTTCGCGTCGTGGTTGACCGCGACGCTGGTGGTGTGGCTGGTGACGACCATCGGCGCCATCTCCCTGCCCGAGACGTTTTCCCGCGAGCACAGCGGGGCCGCCAGACCGTAAGCGAAGTCGTCCGACCATAGAGAGGCGCGATGGGACTCACTCATCACGATCCGACCGATCACCATCGGACCACGCAACCCCATGCCGGCATCACTATGAAGGACAATTTCTACTGGCCGGGGCTGATCCTGCTGGCGCTGTCGGCGGCGGCGATCGTCGCGACCATCGCCGTCGCCGCCTATGGACGCTACGACTGGCTCCTCTCGACGGCGCTCGTCGCGGTGCTGGGAGCGGTCGCCGGCGCCATGTGGATCGTGGTCGAGAACCGCCGTGTGCTCCGGCTCGAAAAACGGTGGGAATCAGAGAAGCGCAAGCCAGCCGGCTAGGGCGCGCGCTCGCCGCAACGAGGCTACGGCTTGATACGGATGTGCCCCGGGCTGTACAGGCCGCTGTGGGTCGAGGTGTCCAGTTCGAGCGTGGCCGGCCGCGCGTCCGCGGCCTCGGGGGCCGGCTCGAACTTGCGCAGCGACCCCCAGTCGCGGCCCCAGTCCTGTGACAGGTACGTCGCCATCACCTGCGCCCGCAACAGCAGGTCCGTGATGCCGAGCAGCCCGCCGTTGATGCCGTCCTGCCAGCTGTCGGTGTCCTTGCGCTTGGCGTTGTAGTCGGGAGTGATGCGGAACTTCGGCACCTCGGTGACGCCGTTGGCGTGCAGCATCGGCTGCTGGCACGGGAAGGCCAGGCCCACCGCCCAGTCCATCAGCACCGGTTGCTCGGAGCCGACGTACTCCTGCACCGACCGCAGCTCGGGCACCCGCGGCGGGGTTACTGCGACCCAGTCGCCCGGTGTGAGCGAAAGATCCTCGGCCACAACGCGAACCGCCACCGCATCGGCGGGAATCTCGGACCGGGGGAAGCGTAGATTGCGCCACGACGGGATCGGCCCGAGGTCGTAGGGCACCAGTCTGCCGGCGGGCACCGGGGCGCCGTCGGGGCCCGGCCGCGCGAACTCCAACTCGACGGTCTGCCCCTCGGTGCGGGCGTTGAACACGCTGTCACCGGTGATGGTGCCCGCCGCGGTGACCACGACGAGCGGGTGCGCATCGTCGGCAGGCGGCAACCGGTACCACCCGGAGGACAGGCTGCTCTCCTGCTGGGGACCCTGGACGTAACTGCCCGCCACCGGGACGCGCGCCGGGTCCAGCCCATAGGGCAGCGGGACCGTCGAACCGTTCACCCCAGGGGTTTTCAGCTCGGTCGGCCGATCCCAGTCGTAATCGGTCCCCGGCATCGGGAGGTTCACCCGGATAGCTTCGGCGACAATCTCTTCCGGCACGCCGTCAGCGTCGAAACCGGTCGGGTCGACGCCGCCCAGTGGACCCAGCGGGCCGTAGTCACCCGGAAGCGGCGTCAGGAAGCCGTCGTTGGGATCGGGTTCGACCAGCACGTCGTCGGCCAGGCCACAGCCACCGGCCAGCGCCCGCAGATTGGACCACGCATTGGAGTACGTCGGGTACTGCCGGACCACACCCACCAGCATGGAGGCGACGAACACCACCACCATGAAGCCCGCCGTGATGGGAATCGGCGCCGCGGTCAGCGCCCGCACGATGCGTCCCTCGCCGCGCGTGCGCGACGAGAAGTGCAGCCACAGCGTGTACAGGGCCGTCACCGCGAACAACGCGAAGAACACGGTGCTGACGGTGAGGCCGCCCAGCGCCGGCATGTCGTTGTTGAACGGCACCCCGTAGCTCGACACGTACCACCAACCGTTGGTCGTGGCGAAGCACAGCGAGAGCAGGAAGAACACCGCAGCCAGGAACGCCATTCGGTTGCGCGACCACCGCAGTACCGTCGGCGAGACCAGCACCGTCGCCAGCGCCGCCATCGCCGCACCCACCGCGGCGAACAGGCCGAAGTGGTGCACCCACTTGGTCGGGGTGAACATCAGCACGAAGACCGTGGCGAGGATGATGCCCATCAGCCGCCACGCCGGACCCCGTGCCACACCGGCGACCCGCTTGCGCCGCAACATGATGAACATCGACGCGAACAGCGACAACGCGGTGATGAGGAATCCGAACCGCCGCGACAGCGATCCGTCGACCGTCGGCAGGATCAGGTAGAAGTAGCGCAGGTTCTCGGTGTACCACGCCTGGTTCGGGCCGACGTCCGTGCGAATCCGCGTGGCCTCCAACACCGTTGCGAATGTCTGGTCGAAGAAGATCACGGTGAGCACCACGGTGCCCGCCGCCAGCAGTGGCAGCACCAGCGGCCAGGTGCCCACCAGCTGACGCCGCTTCACCAGGATCCGCAGGATCGGCCGGCCGCCGGCGAGCAGGGCCGCCACCGCGATAAGGCCCGTCGGCTGGATACCGAGCGTGAACGCCGCCGTGACGATGGCCAGCGCCGCAGGCGTCAGGCGGCCCGACGTGATGGCCCGCTCGATCAGTACGTAGGTGATCAGCGCGCCGGTGGCGATCTGGCCTTCGGGTCGCAGGCCGTTGTTGAAGGGCATCCACGCCGCCAGCAGCACCAGGCCCGCCGCCCACAGCGCGGGCCTGCTCGCCGCCACGGCGGGTCCCAGTCGGGGCAGCACCTCGCGGGAAAGCAACAGCCAGCACACGATTCCGCACACCAGGTCGGGCAGCCGGATCCAGATGCTGGCATCGCTGATGCTGGTCATCATGGCCAGCAGGTTGTAGTACCAGCCGAACGGATCCTCGGGACTTCCGAACCATCGGAAGTAGTTCGACATGTATCCCGCATGCCCGGCGACCCGTGCCATCGCCAGGATGTAACCGTCGTCCGACGAGTTGGCGCCGATGACATGCCATCCGACGAACCCGCCGACCACCACGACGTCGGCGGCGGTGAACGTGCGCCAGCGCTGCGGAATCCAGCGCTGCATCCGCCTGCCGTCGATCCGGTCGAGGCGCCAGAGCGCGAGCAGCGCCAGCATGGTCGACAGGATCGCCAGCACCATCGCCGCCAGCTTCAGTGGCGTGGGTTCGGTGGTGAACCGGGTGTCGATCTCCGCTGACAGCGAAAGTCCCTGCGGCGCAGGGCCGGTCAGGTCGGTGAACACCCCGACGATCGCCGGCCGCAGGTTCGGGTCCGGGAAGCCGCTGGACTGTTCGGCGCCGTCGGCCTTCGTCAGGCCGACGAAGTTCGCGAAAGTGCCGGCCTCGGAGGAGGTGATCTCGATCCGCTCGCAGTCTGGGGAGGCGACCCGGGCGCGGGGCACGCTGGCCACCACCACATTGCGGTCGGTGATGTCGACGCGTTGCGCGGTGACGGTGACGAACAGGCTCTGCAGCGCGGCCTGCTTGCCGTCCTTGGGTGCGGTACTGAGCACCACCCCGCCGCGCGGCGGCAGCGCGCGAACCACGTCACACGGCACGGTCACCGACATCGACACCGGCGCTTGTGAGATCAGCGGCGCGGTGACGTCGGTCAGCTCCCCGTTCTGGGGCCATTCCAACGTCGCGGTGGTCTGCTCGACCGGAAGCAGCGGTGTCGCCACCGACAGCACGAAACCGAGCAGGCCCGCGATCATCGCGACCCAGCGGGCCGTCCGCACGTCGCCCCGCGAACTCATGGCAGCGCCCTGATCGGTCCGTTGCGGCTCCACCCGAACACCCGCTGCGTGCCCTGCTCGATCGCCGGGTACGGCGCCTGCGAAGCAGGCACCACGCGGTCATAGCGCTCGATCGAACCCCAGTCCCGGTACCAGTCGTTGCGCAGGTAGGTCGGCACCGCCGACGTACGCAGCAGCGCCTGGATGAACAGGAACGGGCCGCCGTCCTCTGCGGACTGCCACATGTTCGACGACGACACCACCTGCGTGAGGTCGGGCAGGATGCGGTACTCCGGCAGCTCGGCCACGCCGAGGCGTTCGGAGAACGGGCGCTGGCAGGGGAAGTTCGCGGCGGTGGCGATGTCCATCAGCACCGGCGTCGAGGAGCCGAGGTACTGCTGAGCGGTCTCGAGCACCGGGACGCGCGGCGGTGTGAACGCGAACCACTGATCCTCGGAGAGGTTGGGGTCATCGGCGACGATGCGCGCGACGTTGGCCTCCGGCGGTGCGGTGGCCAGCGGGAAACGCAGGTTGCGCCAGGCGTTCTGGCGGAATACGTCGATGGGCTGGACCTCGTTGAGCGCCTGGTAGCTGCCGTCGGGCCGGTGGACACCCCACTGCAGCTTGAGCGACTGCCCGTAGCTGAACGACCCGTCCTCCTCGTAGTACCAGATCGCGCCCGCCGCAGCCACGGTCACCAGTGGCCGGTCCGCGGGGCGCTCGCCCGCGGGGAACGGCAACCGGTACCAGGCCGAGGTCAGCTCCGCCGCGACTCCCCCTTCCGAGCCGGGCTCTTCGTAGCTGCCCATCACCGGTGTTCGGTCGGGGTCGAGCCCGAAGGGCAGGAACACCTTCGAGCCGTTGACGCCCTCCGGACCGTAGCCGCCGCCGGTGCCCGCCGCGAAGCCGACCCCGACGACCGGTTCGTTGGCGTTGCCGTCGGAGTTGACCAGACCGGGCTTGACGGCGACCGGTTCGGCGGGGTCGAGGGTGTCGCTGACGCCGTTGGGGTTGAAGCCGACCGGGTCCTCGCCGCCGAGCGGCCCGTACTCGCCGAACCGCTGGCCCGGAACGGGTTGCAGCAGACCGGCGTTCGGGTCGGGTTCGACGAGCACGTCGTCGGCCATACCGCAGCTGGAGCCGGACACCAGCGCCTCGAGGTTGGCCTTGCCGATGGTGTAGACGGGATAGCGCTGTACGGCGCCCTTGGCCAGCGAGCCCACCTCGAGCACCACCATGATGACGGCGACCACCAGAAGCGGTGTCGAGGCGAGCACCCGGTTACGCCGGGTGTCGGCGACCTGGGTGTGGCCGGCGTAGTCGATCCGGAAGTGCAGCCATCCGGCGAGCACCCCCGTCGCGATCGCCAGAGCGAGGAAGATGCCCGTCACCGGGATGCCCGCGAGTACCGGTTGCTTGTCGAACCAGGGCACACCGTAGTTGCCGACGTAGAACCAGCTGTTGAGCCCCGAGGTCGCCCACGCAAGCGCGAACAGCAGCGCGGTGACGAACAGCGCGAGGTGGCGGCGGCTGTGCAGGCCGACCCGGGCGAACGCGAACGCGGTGACCGCCCCGAGCGCCGCCGCGAGCCCCGCGAACGCGCCGAACTGCACCGCCCACTTCGTCGGCGTGAAGGTCAGCAACAGCAGGCCGACCGCGGTGGTCCCGACCAGCCGCCAGACCGGGCCGCTCGCCATGCCGGGCACGCCGCCGCGGCGCAGCAGCACGGCCAGCATCCCGAACAGGCACAGCAGCATGACCAGCACCGCGAACCGGCGCGTCATCGACGAGTCGATGCTCTCCTCGACGGTGAGGAAGTAGTACCGCAGGAATTCCTGATACCAGGCGATCGTCGGCCCGACCACGTACTTGATGCGCGCCGACTCCGCGACGGTGGCCAGGGTCTGGTCGCGGAACACCACGACGAAGATCAACGCGGCCGACGCCACCAGTGGCATCACCTGCGCCGGCACCCCGTCGACGGCCCGTCGCGCCCGCACGTGGCGCACGATCGCGCGAACCCCGACCAGCAACGGGGCGATCGCGATCAGCCCCTGCGGTGCGAGGGTCACGCTGAGCACGGCGACGGCGACCGCCAGCGCGGCCGGCCACAGCCGCCGAGTGGCGATCGCGTTCTCCACCAGCACCCAGCACACGATCGCCCCGAATGCGATCAGCGGTTCGGGCCGCAGTCCGTTGTTGAAGGGCAGCCACGCCGCCAGGAACACCGCGCCCGCCGTCCAAACCGTCACCCGGTTGGCGGCCAACCGGCGGCCCAACCGCGGCAGCACCCAGCGGCTGATGATGAGCCATGTGCCGATCGCGGCCAGTGTCGCGGGCACCCGCATCCACACCCCGGCGGTGCTCACCGCGGCCATCTTCGACAACACCGACAGGTACCAGTCGAACGGCGCCTCGGTGGCGCCGAAGAAGCGGTAGTAGTTCGCCGTGTAACCGGCCTCGTCGGCGACCCGCGCGATCGTGAGGTTGTAGCCGTCATCCGACGACGTCGCCCCGATCAGGTGCCACAGCAGCAGCGTGCCGACCACCGCAGCGTCGGCCAACCAGTGCACAGGCCCCACCCGCCAGAACCGCCGCCACGCGCCGGGAGCGCGCCGTCCCGACCTGCGGTCCAGCACCGCGAGCGCGACGACGGACGCGATCACGCACAGCACGCCGAGCACCATCACCGCAAGCTTGAGCGTGGTCGGCGAGGTGATGAACCGGGTGTCGACGTCGATGCGGGCGGACAAGCCCGGTTGCGCGGCCACCTCCAGGTCGGTGAAGATCCCGGCGACCTGCGGCTTCTTCTCGGCGGGCAGCGTGCCGACGGCACCGGGGATCCCGACGAAATCCGCGCCGACCTCGCCGGGATTGGCCCAGATGCGCACGGCGCTGCACTGCTCGGCGGCCACTGCGTCGCGGTCGGCTACCGCGGCGACGGTGTCGCGGAACGCGACGAACACCACGTCGGCGGACGCGCGGACGAACAACCCGTTGCGGCTGGCGTCGATGCCGCCGGGGGGCACCGTCGACAACACCAGCCCGCCGTCGTCGGGCAGGGTGGCGATGGCCCGGCAGGGAATCGAGACGTCGAGTGACTGCGGCGCG from Mycobacterium sp. IDR2000157661 harbors:
- a CDS encoding acyl-CoA carboxylase subunit beta yields the protein MEQAKEPGGEKAVAKREKKGIPSARARINALLDPGSFLEIGALCKTPGDPNALFGDGVVTGHGRINGRPVGVFSHDQTVFQGSVGEMFGRKVAKLMEWVAMVGCPIIGINDSAGARIQDAVTSLAWYAELGRRHELLRGLVPEISIILGKCAGGAVYSPIQTDLVVAVQDQGYMFVTGPDVIKDVTGEDVSLDELGGAVAQARYGNIHQVVDSEAAAFQYVRDYLSFLPPNTFDDPPIVNPGLEPEYTPHDYELDSIVPDSDNMAYDMHEILLRIFDDGDVFEVAEQQGPAMITAFARVDGRPVGVLANQPMHLSGSIDNEASDKAARFIRFCDSYNLPLVFVVDTPGFMPGVEQEKGGIIKRGGRFLNAVVEADVPKVTITIRKSYGGAYAVMGSKQLSADLNYAWPTARIAVIGAEGAAQLLVKRFPDPTAPEVQKIRADFIEGYNLNMATPWIAAERGFIDAVIQPHETRLLLRKSMKLLRDKQITRVQRKHGLTPI
- the usfY gene encoding protein UsfY: MGLTHHDPTDHHRTTQPHAGITMKDNFYWPGLILLALSAAAIVATIAVAAYGRYDWLLSTALVAVLGAVAGAMWIVVENRRVLRLEKRWESEKRKPAG
- a CDS encoding arabinosyltransferase domain-containing protein, with translation MPRDQSERTHRLARLIAVFAGLAGVLLCGLVPLLPVQQTTATILWPQTPGADGFVSDITAPLVSGAPQSLDVSIPCRAIATLPDDGGLVLSTVPPGGIDASRNGLFVRASADVVFVAFRDTVAAVADRDAVAAEQCSAVRIWANPGEVGADFVGIPGAVGTLPAEKKPQVAGIFTDLEVAAQPGLSARIDVDTRFITSPTTLKLAVMVLGVLCVIASVVALAVLDRRSGRRAPGAWRRFWRVGPVHWLADAAVVGTLLLWHLIGATSSDDGYNLTIARVADEAGYTANYYRFFGATEAPFDWYLSVLSKMAAVSTAGVWMRVPATLAAIGTWLIISRWVLPRLGRRLAANRVTVWTAGAVFLAAWLPFNNGLRPEPLIAFGAIVCWVLVENAIATRRLWPAALAVAVAVLSVTLAPQGLIAIAPLLVGVRAIVRHVRARRAVDGVPAQVMPLVASAALIFVVVFRDQTLATVAESARIKYVVGPTIAWYQEFLRYYFLTVEESIDSSMTRRFAVLVMLLCLFGMLAVLLRRGGVPGMASGPVWRLVGTTAVGLLLLTFTPTKWAVQFGAFAGLAAALGAVTAFAFARVGLHSRRHLALFVTALLFALAWATSGLNSWFYVGNYGVPWFDKQPVLAGIPVTGIFLALAIATGVLAGWLHFRIDYAGHTQVADTRRNRVLASTPLLVVAVIMVVLEVGSLAKGAVQRYPVYTIGKANLEALVSGSSCGMADDVLVEPDPNAGLLQPVPGQRFGEYGPLGGEDPVGFNPNGVSDTLDPAEPVAVKPGLVNSDGNANEPVVGVGFAAGTGGGYGPEGVNGSKVFLPFGLDPDRTPVMGSYEEPGSEGGVAAELTSAWYRLPFPAGERPADRPLVTVAAAGAIWYYEEDGSFSYGQSLKLQWGVHRPDGSYQALNEVQPIDVFRQNAWRNLRFPLATAPPEANVARIVADDPNLSEDQWFAFTPPRVPVLETAQQYLGSSTPVLMDIATAANFPCQRPFSERLGVAELPEYRILPDLTQVVSSSNMWQSAEDGGPFLFIQALLRTSAVPTYLRNDWYRDWGSIERYDRVVPASQAPYPAIEQGTQRVFGWSRNGPIRALP
- a CDS encoding phage holin family protein; amino-acid sequence: MIRQVLVRSATLLGSWAVGLLVAAWAVPDVSVTVPAFIVAVVVFSVGQALTSLVLLRLPRDYASLLLGGTGLVLTALALAVAAALTDGLSIDGFASWLTATLVVWLVTTIGAISLPETFSREHSGAARP
- a CDS encoding arabinosyltransferase domain-containing protein, with the translated sequence MSSRGDVRTARWVAMIAGLLGFVLSVATPLLPVEQTTATLEWPQNGELTDVTAPLISQAPVSMSVTVPCDVVRALPPRGGVVLSTAPKDGKQAALQSLFVTVTAQRVDITDRNVVVASVPRARVASPDCERIEITSSEAGTFANFVGLTKADGAEQSSGFPDPNLRPAIVGVFTDLTGPAPQGLSLSAEIDTRFTTEPTPLKLAAMVLAILSTMLALLALWRLDRIDGRRMQRWIPQRWRTFTAADVVVVGGFVGWHVIGANSSDDGYILAMARVAGHAGYMSNYFRWFGSPEDPFGWYYNLLAMMTSISDASIWIRLPDLVCGIVCWLLLSREVLPRLGPAVAASRPALWAAGLVLLAAWMPFNNGLRPEGQIATGALITYVLIERAITSGRLTPAALAIVTAAFTLGIQPTGLIAVAALLAGGRPILRILVKRRQLVGTWPLVLPLLAAGTVVLTVIFFDQTFATVLEATRIRTDVGPNQAWYTENLRYFYLILPTVDGSLSRRFGFLITALSLFASMFIMLRRKRVAGVARGPAWRLMGIILATVFVLMFTPTKWVHHFGLFAAVGAAMAALATVLVSPTVLRWSRNRMAFLAAVFFLLSLCFATTNGWWYVSSYGVPFNNDMPALGGLTVSTVFFALFAVTALYTLWLHFSSRTRGEGRIVRALTAAPIPITAGFMVVVFVASMLVGVVRQYPTYSNAWSNLRALAGGCGLADDVLVEPDPNDGFLTPLPGDYGPLGPLGGVDPTGFDADGVPEEIVAEAIRVNLPMPGTDYDWDRPTELKTPGVNGSTVPLPYGLDPARVPVAGSYVQGPQQESSLSSGWYRLPPADDAHPLVVVTAAGTITGDSVFNARTEGQTVELEFARPGPDGAPVPAGRLVPYDLGPIPSWRNLRFPRSEIPADAVAVRVVAEDLSLTPGDWVAVTPPRVPELRSVQEYVGSEQPVLMDWAVGLAFPCQQPMLHANGVTEVPKFRITPDYNAKRKDTDSWQDGINGGLLGITDLLLRAQVMATYLSQDWGRDWGSLRKFEPAPEAADARPATLELDTSTHSGLYSPGHIRIKP